TGCCCCTCCCCTGGAACGAGTCATCTTTACTTTCTGCAATAATTTTAGGACTTTTCTAGGACGTCTCTAATCTGTACATTTATATTATTCCACGTGGGTTTCGGGGGGGGAGGGTTGGCTTTTAAAACAATTCTTCAGAGAAGATCTTTATACCTTTAGACAGCAGGAACAGGATGATCAGGGGAATGTGATTCTTTACTGAGAAGGTGCTGTGGCAGAGGAGTCCTCCCTAGATCCCTGCATGCCGAGGTCCTTGGTGCTCCCATGAGGGAGCTGTGTACAGACAGCACTTGCACTGAGCCCCGAGGTGCTGCTCTCCTCAGCCACAGGCCCAGGGTTGGCTGCTCAGTTGGATCCTTGGCGTCTCCTGAGGGTCTGGTGTCAGAGGGGCTCCaaaaggggcagctctgggttaGGTGGGTGATTTGAATTAGTGTTTCCACACCACATCTGTTACCTTCAAACCAAAATATATCAAAGTCTTCTTGAATCCAACTTTCAAATGTTTTTAAGAGATGAAAAGCCTAAGTTTGTCACCTCTTGTTTACCCTTTTTTAAAGAGAAGTTGGAGAGCTATACAATTGCTAATGTAGAGATGTTGATAAGTGAAGAACATGCGGTTTgctaaaataaaatgaaactaGATTCCAGGCCTGCCTTCTGTGTCCAGTCTCCTcaccccagctgctcctcctggAAAGGTAGAGAGGAGGGAACACAGTCACCATGGATTGCTGCAGAGGCAGATCTTTGTTCAAAGCCAGCGGGATTTAGCCTGAGCCACTGCCAAGCTCTGTAGCTGGACCAACTCCTGACCTTTTTCTTCCCTGGCTTCTCTGGAGACAAAGGTGAGTGAGAAAAAAGCTCTGTTGGAACCTCTTGCTGGTCCTCTTCTCCCCTTGACAGTGATCAGTGAGGACAAAAATCCCAGCTGAAACCTTctctcctggccctgctcccCAGAGCTGCACCTGCCTTCAGAGCTCATCACCTCCCCACTCTGCCATGGCCAGGCAGTGATGCCAATGGGACCTGACAGTCTCCAACGTGCTGCTGCAAGGAGCTGTGAGGAGGGGAGTCACACAGAAAGGGAGGAAACAGCTTCATTGAATTTATTCTTTTCAGCTGCTGTCTCAGTGTGCTACCTTTAACTGGGAGTTAAAAAATTCGTATAGAAATGGCTTAAATTGTTCCCAACCCTGTAAGAAGGGTACAAACAGCAGGTTAGAAATCACAGCTGATGGGGAAACAGAGTGAAAGCTCTGATCAAAGAATGATCCACAGGGATGTAAAGCAATTAGAAACATTAGTTAATGGCTTGTTCCTGGGGCTGCTTGTACCGAAGCCGTGGGGTTTGTTGGCATTGTGGTGAAATGAACTGGAGAAACTTCTCAGTGCTGGCATATTTTTGGAGACAGGGAGTCTTCACCCAGGTGCTGGACATTTTTCAACCTCCCCATGGCATCCTCACACCAACAATCCCATGGATATTTGTTAAAACACTGCTCTGGATGACATAGATCTCTCACATCTGAGCAGGAGCACCTTGAATTAAGAGTTGTGCCAAAACCTTGGTCATGGCCAGACTCTGGCTGTAGTTTGAATTAAGTGATTTCTGCGCACCAAACCAAAAAGAAGTCACAGGGTTGGTTGTATTTAATCCAAGGGACTGGTCCAGGAGCAGTGACTGGGATTGAATGGGAAAGTCTTCACTGTCAGCAGAGCAAACGCCTTCTGGGGGGTTTGTGCTGGCTCTGCCCCTCCCTCTTCCCCTGTCTCTGCTTCCTGGCCAGACTGGGCTCCATTCTGTTGTTTCTTCAGCCCCATctgtccctttttttccttttcttccatgGTTTCGCCGCTGTCGATGCTGGGGTGGCTCTGCCATCGCCGCTCGCGGTGTCTTGGAGCAGCTGGTGCTGGCAGTGACCCGAGGGCTGAATGGTGCTGGTCAGACCATTTTCCTCACATCCTCAGGATTGCTGGGGCACAAGATGGGGGTTTGTGGGTGCAGTGCTGAGAGTTAGACCCCATCTCCTCCCCAgactgctgctttgccattccAGGAGCCACACTGGTCCCTGGGACTGGGGGCAGCTTCCTTCGGCTGGCACGGAGGGTGTGAGGGAGGCTCTGGGTTCCGTGGTTGCTCTGCAGTGGGGCCAGACCACCCCTCTTCATTTTTATTCCAGCAAAAGCAGGCAGCAGTGGGCAAAACTCCACAGGGGATGTAGAAATTGGGGTGAAAAGGGTCTGAGCATCAGGGCAGGGGGTGGCGAGCGAGCAGCCACGTGTGTACGTGTCAGGGTTAGAAATCGCTGCTCCGCTGGGCACGCCGGAGGAGACGGGAAAAGACGCAGAGAAAATCAGTTGCCGCCGCGTTTTCCAAAATCCCGAGCGAGCGTTCCTGCTCGCCGCCGCTTCCAAGAAACGGAGAGAACCGAGGAGGAAAATTGCGGTGATTCATCGCGGGCAGATCGGAGGCAGGAAATGAGAGTTTGCtgcctgccccgtgcccggcgTGGGCTCCGTGGGCTCGGGCTCGCCGGGGCCTGGCTGCCGGCGAGGGCCTGACACCCCCGGCTCGAGCATCCCTGCGCCGCGGCCGGAGCTGCCGGAGGAGCCACCGGCGAGGCAAAAACAACCGGCGGAGGCCGAGAGCGGGAGCAGCGGGAATTTTTCACCTGCGTTTCTGCGGAGCCATCCAAGCGAGAGCTGCCCGTGAGCCGGGGGGGTCCAGCGGGATGCGGGTCCCAGGGGATGCTCGGTGCCTGGTGTCACGCATCATctaaattgggggggggggggtcagcaTCCCTccttggggacccccagggtggtcggtgggctgggggctccatTGAGAAATGAAGCGTGGGAAAAGGGGGGCGGGGCTTGGGGGCTGCCTGTCCGCGGATTGGCTGGGGGAGGGGGGAGACCCCCGAATTGTGCCGGGAAGGAGAGGGGCTAGGCTGCGCTTGTGACGGGGAGATGGCACCGCAGGGACCCCCCCAAAGCGCCGAGATGCGCCCGGGGCAGCCggaccccctccctcccccctccCCCGTTTGCATCAGGCGGCGCCGGTCCCAGCCCGGCCGAGGGCTGCGCAGCACGAACCCGCTTGGGGTGGCCGGAGAAGGGTCCGGCGCACTCCTCCATGGCTGCTCGGGACAGAAAAGCACCCCCCAAATCTGCTGCCCTCGTCGCTGGTGTTTGGGGATCACCCCTGGAGAGCCTCGGGGGTCTCGGTGCTGCTGCGTGGCCGGCGGGAAGTGGGATGGAGGATGGGAGGGGGAGGATGTGGGGAGACCCCAAAACCTTTGCTGGAGTTCGGGGTGTGAGACTGCATGCACCTCGCTTGGGGTCCAGAGCGTCTGTTCGGCATGCAGGGACTGCCTGGGTTTCAATTGGGAATGGAATGTGGGCACTGCATCCACCAGCAGGGACTGCGTGGGTTTCATTTGGGGATGGAATGGGGCACTGCATCCATCACGTTTGGGGTGGGGATCTGGGGACCCTCACATCACCGTCGGGGTCGGGATGGGGACGTGAGGGATTGCCTGCATACTGCTCGGAGTGGGGACATGGCAGCCTGGACTGGATCTCAGGAGTAGAAGATGGGGACCCTCACATCACCTGTATGGTCAGGAGGCTGGAACCCTTGTGCTGGGGTTGGGACCATTTCACTGGGGCCGGGACCTGGGGACATCTGCATTGGCGTCAGGACTCGGGGAGCTCcgtgcaggggctgcagcccctccccagggctCGGCGGGCTGGagacaggggacagcgggggcaGGTTGTgtctgtcccctccctccccgCAGGGACAGTGACCGGGGACCGGACCCAGGCTCCCCGTGCTTGTTGCAGCCCCATCACCCTGGAGGGCTCCGGATAACTTAGATGCGGCATCGGAGTTGCCTGACCCCGTCCTGACCCGGccttcacccgcgctccccgtGCCATGAAGAGGAAGCCGGGGAACGGGCGGGGGCCGGACCCCGCGGCcccccagcagcgagcccgctCTGTCACCAAGCCAGCAGAGGTGACttacccatggcaggggagggGTGACACCCCGAGATGAGATTTGGGTGCTGTTGCACCCTCGTGATCCCCCAAACCATCATCTCTGCCCTGGGGGGGCATGGTGGGGGGCTGTAGCTGACCCCAATGGGGTTTTTGCCCCTCAGTACGTGGGATCCTTCACGCTGGAGGAGCCGGAGCTGCAGCAGCGAGCGGGGCGGGTGGAGGAGCAGCTGCGGGCGCTGAAGGTCGGGATCGAGCGCTGCTCCCCTCGCTGGGAAACACAGAGGGGAACCCCAAATAATGGGGGCACCCCCAGGGGCACGGcccagcccccagtgccacatctccCCCGGACAGGACTGTCCCCGCAGGAGGTCGGTGCTGCTGAGGTTCagcttgcagggcctgaaggtcTACGGAGCTGATGGGGAGGTAGGGGGCTGGGGGGGTGGGcaagggctgctggggctcagggggCTGAGTAGGGGCGTCAGGGGCGTTATGGGGGTGTTGGGAGGGTCAGGGGtgctggggaggaggagcagcgttgatggggagggagggaggggagtcAGGGATGCTGTGAGGGGTCACCGGTGTTGGGGGGCTGGTGAGGCGGCCAGGGGTGCTGAGGAGGCGGGTGGGGGTCCGAGAAGAGGAGTCGGGGTTGCTGGGGTTGGAAGGTGCTGGGGAAGGGGGTCAGAGGTGCTGAGGGgtcagggatgctggggaggtGTCAGTGTTCAGGGGGGCTGTACCTCTCTGAGCGCTGCTTTTCTCTCGGAAGCTGTTTTGTGTGTGCAAGCGGGGGTGCCCCTGGGGGGGTCCCAGGGTACCCCTGACCCCCGCCCCGTCCCACAGACGCTGCTGATGGCACACGCGCTGCGCCGCATCCTCTACAGCACCTGGAGCCTCCCCGACCGCCAGTTCGCCTTCGTGGCCCGCAatccccagagcccccccagcaCCCTCTTCTGCCACCTCTTCGTGGGGCTCCCGGGAGAGGTGGTGGCCCAACCCCGCCCCGACCCCAAAACACCttcattattattttgttttttataTTTGCACGCAGCGTCTTTCGCCTCCCCCAGGTCCAGACCCTGCACCTCCTGCTCTGCCGCTCCTTCCAGCTCTGCTACCTCCTGGCGCACCCCGAGGAGCAGGCGGCCGAGGGGGAGCTCCCGGGGCCGGGGGTGCTGCGGGAGCCCCTCAACCCCGAGGAGGTGTCACGAAATGTCAACGCCCTCGTGTCCTTCCGGCGCCTGCCCGGCCTCGGCCCGCTGGGCACCGGGGTAGGTGCCCCtgacctgccctgccctgccctgcccggccctgccctgccctgcccggctgctGCTCACACCCGGAATTCTCACTCCTGGGGTCCTCACGCTTGGAGTACTCACACCCGAGATTCTCACACCTGGGCCTCTCACACCCGGGATTCTCACACCTGGGGCTCTCACACCCGAGATTCTCACACCTGGGCCTCTCACATATGGAATTCTCACACCTCAGGCTCTCACACCCGGGGCTCTCACACCCGGGATTCTCACACCCAGGGCTCTCACACCCGGGGCTCTCACACCCGGGATTCTCACACCTGGGGCTCTCACATATGGAATTCTCACACCCGGGGCTCTCACACCCGGGATTCTCACACCCAGGGCTCTCACACCTGGGGCTCTCACACGGCGTTTCCTGGCTCGGTGCTTTGGCACAGCCCATTTGTGCTTAGGGTCTCGCAGGGCATTTCCCCCACACGGCGTTTCCCAAAACATTCTGTGCTGAAAAGGCCCCACAAGGATGATCaagggcagctcctggccctgcccaggacggCCCCGTTTCTCTCACAGCCCTCTGTGTATTCAGCACAGGGGGTTTTGCACAGCTCCCAGGCAGCCCTTGCGTGGCCTTTTCTCGCATTTTGAGCAGGACGCTGTCGCTGCACACACCATCACCTGGTGCCTTGCATGGTTTCCTTGCATTTCCTCTTTGTGcagcttttctgcttttctttgcacagtgctgtgtgtgcagtgtTCTGCACAACCTTTTCATCCGAGGGTTGCAGggcccagccccgcacactgcTCTGCTCATCCTACCTGAAATCGCCTTTCCCTGAGGGCCTTTCCTGCCATCGGCCACTCTGCACAGTTACTCCTTGCACAGCTATTCCTTGCACAACTATTCCTTGCACAGCTATTCCTTGCACAACTATTCCTTGCACAGAAATTTTGCAGGAGGCCACTTTGCACAGCTattctgtgacggtgttcacaggggtctcaggttgagggaggagatgaggatctgactccatgtttcagaaggcttgatttgttattttataatatatattacattaaaactatactaaaagaatagaagaaaagacttcatcagaaagctagctaagaatagaatagaaagaatgataacaaaagtttgtagttcaggctctctgtccgagccagctaaGCTGCAATTAgctattaattacaaacatctaacataagctaatcaaagatctacctgttgcattccacagcagcagataaccattgtttacattttgttcctgaggcctctcagcttctcaggaggaaaaatcttaaataaaagattttatgaaaaatcttaaagaaaggatttttcataaaagatgtctgcgacactatTCCTTGCACAGCAATTTTTGAAGGAGTTTTTACAGCGCATTTTTTCCTTGGTGTTTTTGCACAGCACTTTCTTTCCACGATAGTTTTTGTAGAACTTTTTTTTACACAGTATTATTTCTCATAACTTTTTTTACATGGCACTTTTTGCACGGTGGTTTGCATGGCTGTTTTGGCATGGTATTTCTTGCAGCAGTAAAAATGCTCTTCACAGCTCTTTTGGCACTGTGGTTTTGCACAGCATGGTGATTTTTTGTATTGGCACCGTGGCATTGTTCCAGGGTGTTCTGCATGGAATTTCTTTCTGCACATCATGTTTTGCACAGCATTTTTTGCACTGCATTTACCCCACAAAGCtttgcacaatttttttttttttttttggtggtgtttcGCACAGCTTTTTTTGGTGCCGCATCCTTTGGGCAGCATTTTCCCCGTGGTGTTTCACCTGACATTCCCCACTGCCGGAGCCCCCAGGCCGCTCTCACAGCCTGTCCCTCCCCCAGGAGCGGCGGCCCGAGGCGGAGGGCCGAGCCTGGCGCCCGGGGAACCCGTACTGCTCGCCGGTGCTGGTGCGCAAGAAAGCcatccggagcaaagtgctgcgcTCGGGAGCCTACCGGGACTGCGGGGCCGAGGGGCAGCTCCACCAGCAGCCCCGCGACGCCGGTGAGTgccgggggaaactgaggcacggggacgCGCGGTACCGCCAGTGTTTGGGGCGGAGAGGGGATTAACGCGCTCCCGCAGCGGCGGCGGGAGGGGAAGGCAAAGGGGCGAGGAGCTTGGCCTTCCTGCCCGAGAACGAGAGCGTCCTGGCCGAGAGCGTGTGGTCCTTCGCCGGCATCGCCAGGTGAGAGCGTGGGTGCGAGCAGCTGATCCTCGGCACGCACCTCACCTGCCTCACCCTGGGTCCTGCCCCACCCCGGGCCGTGCcacagtcccggccccggctcctgtcccaccccagctcctgccccatcCCCGGGTCCTGCTCCATTCCCGGCCctgccccatcctcatcccctgccccagcaccagctccttccccatccctggccgtgcttcatccccagctctgccccattcCCGGCCCCTGACCCACGCCGGGCCCTGTCCCACCTccacccctgccccagctcccgccccattcccaacccctgcctcagccccagctcctgccccattcccaacccctgccccagctcctgcccctttCCCGgcccctgccccatccccagccctgccctaccctgggtcctgccccagccccatccccatctctGGCCGTGCCCCATCCAAGGtctgccccatccccatcccagcttcatccccatccctgccccaccctgggctctgccccagccctgccccatccctgtcccgcCGCCGCCTCTCCCGCAGGGCCGCGGGGCTCTCGCTGCTGCGGCGGGACGCGCCCGGTTCGTTCCTGCTGCGcgccgagcccgggctgcccaaGCGCTGGTGCCTGTGGGTGCGGGCTCCGTGCGGCGTGGTGAGCTACGGCGTGCTGCGGACACAGCACGGCCGCTTCTGCGTGGAGGTGAGCCGGGGGCGATCGGTGCCCGCGGGGCTGCCCGGGGGAGGAGCAGCGGGTGCGGCCACAGCGGGATGCAGGCGGCGCAGTCTGTGAGCCCCTGCACCGCTGCGGTGTGCCTCGCTGCGTGGATATGCCCGTGCACGGATGCACACGTAAATGCATTTATCCgatactctgtgtgtgtgtttggagcACCCGTGCATGGCTGCGCTGGGGCTGTAAGTGCATTTATGCCTCACTGCGCCGGTGTTGGTGCAGGACAGGGGTGCGCTGCTGTGTGCATGCACCCGATGCACCCTTGCTGTGCTTGTGCATGGCTGCACTGGTGCCTTGGTGCAGGGATGCACCAAGGTGGGCTCGGGTGCAGGTGTGGGTGGTGGGCACATTGATCCACAGGTGCCATGGGCACGGCGCACAGGTACCCCTGGGCGTGGGTGCACTTGCTCATCCACCCTTGGCTGAGTTTTGGGTGCACTAACACCCAGGTGTGTGATAAATGAGTGCCCAGGTGTGCGTGTGGTCCCCAGCCAGGTCTGGGTGCTTTGCTCTGTGGGTGTACCTGGGCGTACCTGGCACACACAGTGCCCCAGCTCACGCAGGGCATGCACGGCTGTGCTGCACTCACGCCCTCACCTGTGCCATGGCTGCGTGGGTGCCGCGGCTCTGTGTGTGCCCGCTGCAGAGCCCGGGCTGTGTGAGGTTTGTGGGGGTGCGCTGCACTCGGGCACGCCGGGATTTGCTGCGTGGGCACTGGGGTGCGTGGTGCAGGGGTGTGTGGGGCACAGCCTGCGCGGGCGGCTCACCTCTCGCTCTCCCCTCTCTCCCGCCCGCAGCACTCCAACGCCGAGTTCTCCAGCGTGGCCGCTCTCCTGGCTCACTACTCCGGCCCACCGGGGGGCTGCTTCTGCCGCCTGGGCCCCGGCCGGCGCAACCCCGGCTACGAGGAGCGGgacccgggcggcggcggggccagcGCGGGGCCGGGAGAGGCCGCCTGggctcccgccgcccccgccggggCACAGCACGAGCGGGGATAGCCCCGGGACCCCGCACGGCCCCCCGGCACCCCCGGCTCTCACCCGCTGCCTGCCTTACCCCGGCCCCCGGCCGCTCCCCGCAATAAAGAAAGGCTTCGTGCATCGGAGcggggctcggctgctgctcaCACCGCCCGCGGCGGGACGCGCTGCACGCCCGTGTGCTCACACCTGTCTGCTCACACCTGTGTGCTCACACCTGTGTGCTCACACGCTCTCCTGCAGGCTGTGGCGCTGCTGCGGTGTTGCACTGGTGCTCACGGGAGGTTGCACACCCACGTGCTCGCTCACCCTCGCCTGCACACGCAGGGGCCACAGCTGCGCATCGGTGCCATCGCACACTCGCGGCCCTGTGCACACTCACAGTCTGTGCCCTGGCGCACTTCCCCCTGCACACCTGTCCTCGTGCACACCCCGTTGCACACCTGTCCTCGTGCACACCTCCCATTGCACACCTGTCCTCGTGCACACCCCATTGCACACCTGTCCTCGTGCACACCTCCCATTGCACACCTGTCCTTGTGCACACCCCATTGCACACCTGTCCTCGTGCACACCCCATTGCACACCTGTCCTCGTGCACACCTCCCGTTGCACACCTGTCCTCGTGCACACCCCATTGCACACCTGTCCTCGTGCACACCTCCCATTGCACACCTGTCCTCGTGCACACCTCCCATTGCACACCTGTCCTCGTGCACACCCCACTGCACACCTGTCCTCGTGCACACCTCCCTGCACACCTGTCCTCGTGCACACCCCATTGCACACCTGTCCTCGTGCACACCTCCCGTTGCACACCTGTCCTCGTGCACACCTCCCATTGCACACCTGTCCTCGTGCACACCCCATTGCACACCTGTCCTCGTGCACACCCCATTGCACACCTGTCCTCGTGCACACCTCCCGTTGCACACCTGTCCTCGTGCACACCTCCCATTGCACACCTGTCCTCGTGCACACCCCATTGCACACCTGTCCTCGTGCACACCTCCCGTTGCACACCTGTCCTCGTGCACACCTCGTCCCACACGTGCGCGCCCCCCCCGCGGCAGTCACGTGACTCGGTGGGCGGGGCCTCTCTCCCGGCG
This genomic stretch from Melospiza melodia melodia isolate bMelMel2 chromosome 26, bMelMel2.pri, whole genome shotgun sequence harbors:
- the SH2D5 gene encoding SH2 domain-containing protein 5, whose product is MKRKPGNGRGPDPAAPQQRARSVTKPAEYVGSFTLEEPELQQRAGRVEEQLRALKDCPRRRSVLLRFSLQGLKVYGADGETLLMAHALRRILYSTWSLPDRQFAFVARNPQSPPSTLFCHLFVGLPGEVQTLHLLLCRSFQLCYLLAHPEEQAAEGELPGPGVLREPLNPEEVSRNVNALVSFRRLPGLGPLGTGERRPEAEGRAWRPGNPYCSPVLVRKKAIRSKVLRSGAYRDCGAEGQLHQQPRDAAAAGGEGKGARSLAFLPENESVLAESVWSFAGIARAAGLSLLRRDAPGSFLLRAEPGLPKRWCLWVRAPCGVVSYGVLRTQHGRFCVEHSNAEFSSVAALLAHYSGPPGGCFCRLGPGRRNPGYEERDPGGGGASAGPGEAAWAPAAPAGAQHERG